caaAGTACGTAGTACAGTACTATTTTACATGACAAACGGGGGTTCGGCTCCTGTCCAGTGTGTTATTATCCATTTTGGTCCATTTGATGGTTGAGATCAACTCTACCAAAATTAAAGCTCTAGATCTTGCCATGTCAAGCCCCTCATTTTGTTGCTCTCTAAAGAAACGGAAGATCCTAAAACGGAAGTCTTGACGTTAACTCTgcaaaatccaaaagaaaaaaactccaCTCAAGCACGTGTCTTCTCATATAGGAGTACTTTCATGGCACTGACtcattttaatttaaaagtCCAGCCAAACTAATATTCTGGGTTCTtgaaattctttattttgtttgttttgctcattttatttgaatttttgttagatttgcatgatttttttggattaattatttgtctcgagagtctaaaaagtactcTCTACATTCCTAAATGAGAGTCTATTTTCGACACACGAGATGCTCAAAAAATCGTTTGTATCTCACAGTTTGtgatattttaaattttgggcttttgttcttattcaaacaaaatttcgcgtttgttagttttgagcaTAACTTTTGTggttttccgattcgtctcgtcaaaGCAAAttagaaaagtgaaaaattatgaCGTCTACCCAAAAGGCTCAAAAGCAGGTTTTTTagactttatcttggatatctcaaaaaaaaatttgggtaaaaattataattttttacttttttgttcgtcttgacgagatgaattagaaaagtaaaaaagtttgtcgcaaaactagcaaacgccaaaaaaacttgaataaggacaaaaaagaaaaaaaaatccaaaaatctctTGGCGGAACGCTACTCTAACCAATTTCCCCCAtatgaatccaaaaataatacttaccgatatttgttggaagtgattttttacaggaccccaaaaatttttttttaaaattttataaataattttttgaatttttgtaagaccCAAAGTGAACCACACATAAAATGTAATGTAACGTGTAAAAAGATAGACATATCTTTTCTGTTGCATTAATGAGGGCCAGACTCGATCAGTTCCATGTAAACGTAAGAATTGAGAAAACACGTGGATTGAGTAaagttttgtttggattttgcaGTTAGCTTGTCAAAACTTCCGTTAGGATTTTCCGTTTCTTTAGAAGCAACAAAATGGAGGGGTTTGACATGGCAAGATCTGGAACTTTGATTTTGTTAGAGTTAATCTCAGCCGTCAAATGGACCACAATGGATAATACTACACTGGACTGGAGCCGAACCCGACAAACGGAGCCTAGATTCCACCAGAAATGATGACGACACAAGACCGTTCACTGTTGGTCAAATTTACTGAGATCCAAAGCATCAACACCTCTGGCTATGAAGAACAAGAACacccctccccccctctctctctccctctctctcaatcacTCTTGCGTCCACGGGAGAGACCAGAGTATCATAAACCCACCATGATCACCGTCACCTCCACAATTCCAAATCACAAACCCACCTCCAAACTCACCTACCCTATTCCCCTCCACacctccttcctcctcctcctcctcctcttctctctcccaccttctctctccaaaaccccACCCCCACTCCCACTCCTCCCCATCCCCAGCTCCCACCAACTCCAATGGCAACTCTCCGACACCGCCCTCTTCCTCCACTTCGGCCCCAACACCTTCACCGACTCCGAGTGGGGCTCCGGCCGCGCCCCGCCGTCCGTCTTCAACCCCTCCGCCCTAAACGCCGCCCAATGGGTCAAAATCGCCAAAGACAACGGCTTTTCCCGCGTGATTCTAACCGCGAAACACCACGACGGGTTCTGCCTGTGGCCCTCGGATTACACGAACTACTCTGTCAAGTCTAGCCCTTGGAGAAACGGGGGCGGGGACGTTGTGGGGGAATTGGCTGCGGCTGCTGAAAGGGAAGGGGTTCAGTTGGGGATTTATCTGTCGCCGTGGGATCGGCACGAGTCGACGTATGGGAAGACGCTTGAGTACAATGAGTATTATTTGGGGCAGATGAGCGAGTTGCTCACGAGGTATAAAGATGTTGATTTTGGGTTTGttgtggtgttgtttggtgTATGTGAAATGGGTATGTTTTGTTTCTGttgtggtgttgtttggtgTATGTGAAATGGGTATGATTTGTTTGTTCAGTTCTGATTTGTCTATTGTGGGTTGTTTGAATTTTGTGAGCAATTTGTAGCATTTTTTCTGTGGATGACTTCGAGGTTTTTGGGTATTTAACTTCTTTATGcaaattgggtttgaaatgTTTATGAGTAAGTTTTGAAGCTCGGGTTAGTTTGTTGAGTACTGGTTTGTGTAGTTTATGATTGATAAGCTATTTTCTCAATGGGTTTTTCGATCATGTGAGAAAGTGTGGAAATTTCTTGAGGTGTTTATAAAGTTACGGGTTTTGGTTAACTTGTGTTGATTCAAGCTGATTGATTgtgttttcaaaagaaaaagctcTTCCTTCCATGGCTAACATGAATTGTCTCATTTGGACCTCTGGATAATTTTTGAACCTATGTTACTTGGAACGCGGATCGTTCCGCGTACCGGAACGGGAACGGGAATGCAATACGCCACATGCTTAATTTGTGGTACGGTAGGGGTAGGCTTCTAtagataacaaaactagaacttaCTCTTCCAAGCGATAAACGTCAAGTGAAACTAAATATTGGTTGTCAAATTATTCATACAAAACACATTTCTAGCAACTTAATGGCTGGAATTTTTACAATTTATCCCACCGaaattccattctctctctattttgaccATACTAAGTTGACATTTTGGGGAAAACTAAGGGGATCGCTAGATTTACTGTTTTGGAACGGTAATGCACCATGTTTCGGAACATTTGTACCAAAACGTAATTCGCTAGGGTAGTAGCGTTTTCTGGTAACAACTTTTTACAAATGGGATAGACACAAAAGCTTCTATTAAAAACATCTGAAACCTAAGAGCATAATTTGAACATCTTAACCTAAGAGAAAAATGTTCATGAAGTCGTCAAGTCACTTGAATTGTGGTATAATTGCAGCTATGCCCACAATTCTCAGCATTGGTCTTGGTGGATTCATATCTGGCAATGCCATATAAATGGTACAATGGAATGGACCATTGAGTTTTCTTGAGATAGTCGTATGCATCCTAACCAATTTTCATTCCTTGATGGTAGTCAGATAGGTCATTTCATTCATAGCTCTTCCTTCATGGTTACTAGAATTGCCTTGCTTCTTTTCATGCATAAATTTCCTTAGGAACAAAAGTAGTGAATTGAGGTAAGTTGTTTTTTAAGGTTTATTTCTGTGTTTGGAAACCGGAACAGATATGGCGTGATAAGAGAGGTATGGTTGGATGGTGCGAAAGGGGAGGGAGAGAAGGACATGGAATATTTCTTTGATGATTGGTTTAGTTTCATTCATCAACTCCAGCCACAGGCTGTCATTTTCTCTGATGCTGGTCCAGATGTCAGGTGGGTTGGAGATGAGTCCGGTACAGCCGCAACCACTTGCTGGTCCGTTTTCAACACGAGTGCTGCTAAAATTGGCGACACCGATACCAAGTgagtcttcttttttatttttaggacAAAAGATGATGTGTATATTCAGTTCTAGTACTCAGAAAGCTTAGTTTGATGGATAAGTAACTAAACTTTTGTCTCCTACCCAAAAGATACAAATTCTGTTTCTTGTAGTCCTGTGTACGCATCATTGCTGCCTAAACTTCCATCCCTTTCGGAAAATTATGCCAAGTATAGCACCCCTTTTCAGGCTACAACACCATTATCCTGGTTTTGCGCATTTCCGTTCCCTTAGTGTAGTTTGGATTTCAAACTCCAAGTCAACCAATCACTTGATCAATTATGTTAACAATACATCAGCTTATGTATTATGTATCCTCATTCTTTTTATTGGTAGGTAAAATAATCTATTGAGAAGAAACAAGATATGTATAAACAAAAGGGGTAAGCCCTAAACCACCCAAACAAGAAGCCTTACATCCACAACAAGTGCAATTACCTGAGTAGCTACATCAAAAGAGCTGATTCTAGCTCTAACATCTTCTGCAATCAGCTTGAGTATGATTTTCACATCATATTTCTTGCAATCACCACCATGATTAATGATCTCAGCAATGCTTTTAGAGGCTTTCCCAGATTTCGTACCTTCTTTCTTCAAAAGTCTTGTACATAAGGGCCTATAGTATTCCAGTTATCAATCCAAGTTTCATCACAGTCATCCATTTTGTATGTAGTCAGAGGTTGCCCAACCAATCTTAGCTTCAGTAGTTTTCTAATAGTCCAATAGCACTCTGCTGGAAAATTTAGGGAATCTGCTGGAACATTCATTTCCCTAAATTCCGGTTTTATCATGCATGTATGCACCCATTTAGAGCTTAAAGGTTCTTAACAGAGTGAATTTGTTCCACGCCTCCCTTTGTAATTTGTGGTGtattttggagggaaataaTTTGTAGGGGGGAAAGAATGCTCCATTGCCGTGCTGAAAGGAAGGACATTTCttcctcccaccaccaccacctatcTTTTTTGGCTTAAAAGACGAAGGATTTCCTCTTTTCTTTGGCCTCTTCTGGGTGTTTGGGGTAATTAAATATCCATGTAGATATCCAAGGGATTGGTATACTTATGTTTCATGTGGGACTCTGAAAAACCACTTATGTTCAACAAAAACTAATGTTTCTCCACATTGAACACCAATGTTCCATACTTCCATCTGTTTCCCgaaataattaagaaaattgaagaacaaagtGTTTCGAACCCAAATCCTTATTATCCATCTTTTCCTCTCTGATTATTCATTCTGGGTACTCGACAGTGGAACTAGGCCCTCACATTGCCACCATTTATATATACCACAGGTACTCACAAGGAGGAGATCCATTTGGCCACGACTGGGTCCCTGCTGAGTGTGATGTCTCCATCAGACCCGGTTGGTTTTGGCACGCATCAGAAGTTCCGAAATCAGCGGTAACTCTCCTTGACATGTACTACAAATCAGTTGGCAGAAACTGCCTCTTCTTACTAAACGTACCACCTAATTCTTCTGGTCTCATATCCGATGAAGATGTAAAAGTACTTCAAGAATTCAACAAACTTCGGACATCCATCTTTTCCAATAACTTAGCCAAGAATTCCTCCATTTCAGCAAGCAGTACAAGGCAAGGGATAATTGATTCTTGGTTCGACTCCATGAATGTTCTTGAAGAAGGAATCTACTCTTACTGGGCTCCAGAGGAAAATCGAACAGGTTGGATTTTGTATTTGGATTTTCAGGAGTCAGTCACTTTCAATGTTTTGCAAGTTCAAGAGCCCATTCAAATGGGACAAAGGGTTTTCTGGTTTCACCTTGATGCTTTGAATGAGAGAGGAATATGGAAGAAAGTGATTAACGGCACAACGGTGGGGTACAGGAGACTGTTGCGATTTCCGACAGTGGTTTCTGACCGATTGAGGTTTGTTATTGATGGGTCTCGAGCGGACCCACTTATTTCTTATTTGGGAATTCATTTGGATTCAGTCTCCGGTTTGAATTTATCTGGGAATAGCACTGCGTCATACTTCAATGGAAGTCAAGTTCTACGGCAAATTACGACCAACCATTCTCGAATTGGTTCAATGTAGTTAGTTCTTCAAAATAAAcctacatttttttgtttttataaaaaatttaatcaacCTACGTTTAAAAGCATGGTCTTTGGACTAGCTTCCTCCCCATTTTTTGGGAGCATGTTGTATGTAATCGTTAATTCTCTTATTTTCATGACTTAAACACCTTTCCGGTCCTCCGGATTCATTATTCATGAACTCCTTTTCAAGGAACAGTAGGTTTTCTGTAATTGTCGATAGCCTTATGGATGCTAACTTGTGTTCTGGCTCTTGTTGGTTTCCTTGAACCAATTCCCTGCACACGTGTCTCTAGTTCATTCTTCAGCAGGAGTGAATACACGGGAAAAGTCTTCAAACGCTATCCGTATGATGCCATGTGAAGGACAAGTTAAACTATGAAAATTCAGTCATAGCATTATCAGCATATTCTGCGAGGGGAcaagcattttttattttatgttttgataAAAAAGCAAACAGCTAGATAGCAGAGGTCTCTAATATTGTTCCTTGATGTTAGTAATTGCAATCGGATAAAACATAAACAGAGAAATGTGTGAGTGTCTCCACACAAAATGGAAGTCCTGAGATACCAAAGTGGATGTACGAATTTTCATACCTAAAGGAGCCGAACGCCAAATTTTCATACCTTTAAAGGAGCTGGACTTGACACTCATACCTTCTGGGGTAAAAACAATTTTGTATTCAATTGGCATTTAGTTTTCTTTGATTTATGTGTTTCCCGTTTTCGACTTCTGCGATTGAGAAAGGTAGCAGGGTTGCATGTACAGAGGCAGCAACAGTGTTTgccattgtgctttggcattTTTGGTGCTGCGATTTTGGCGTTGGTTTGGCGAGAGGTTGCGATTGAGGTATGGTTTTTCGGAGATGTGTTTGGGATCCACGACTGAGGGGTTTTTGGGATTGAACAGGGACAGCGAAGCCGATTCAGTTGGTTTACAGTGCCACGAAATTGTGTACCATTTGTTATGTACTCATCGATAACCAATTGCCCTCCTTGGGCATAAGCCCATCAGGCGGCTGCTTAGGACCCTTG
The sequence above is a segment of the Rhododendron vialii isolate Sample 1 chromosome 13a, ASM3025357v1 genome. Coding sequences within it:
- the LOC131314955 gene encoding alpha-L-fucosidase 1; translated protein: MTTQDRSLLVKFTEIQSINTSGYEEQEHPSPPLSLPLSQSLLRPRERPEYHKPTMITVTSTIPNHKPTSKLTYPIPLHTSFLLLLLLFSLPPSLSKTPPPLPLLPIPSSHQLQWQLSDTALFLHFGPNTFTDSEWGSGRAPPSVFNPSALNAAQWVKIAKDNGFSRVILTAKHHDGFCLWPSDYTNYSVKSSPWRNGGGDVVGELAAAAEREGVQLGIYLSPWDRHESTYGKTLEYNEYYLGQMSELLTRYGVIREVWLDGAKGEGEKDMEYFFDDWFSFIHQLQPQAVIFSDAGPDVRWVGDESGTAATTCWSVFNTSAAKIGDTDTKYSQGGDPFGHDWVPAECDVSIRPGWFWHASEVPKSAVTLLDMYYKSVGRNCLFLLNVPPNSSGLISDEDVKVLQEFNKLRTSIFSNNLAKNSSISASSTRQGIIDSWFDSMNVLEEGIYSYWAPEENRTGWILYLDFQESVTFNVLQVQEPIQMGQRVFWFHLDALNERGIWKKVINGTTVGYRRLLRFPTVVSDRLRFVIDGSRADPLISYLGIHLDSVSGLNLSGNSTASYFNGSQVLRQITTNHSRIGSM